One window of Equus quagga isolate Etosha38 chromosome 4, UCLA_HA_Equagga_1.0, whole genome shotgun sequence genomic DNA carries:
- the LRRC58 gene encoding leucine-rich repeat-containing protein 58 produces MEETGAAVAAAGEAELNLSRLSVPAETLEAELEARAEERRGAREALLRLLLPHSRLASLPRALGSGFPHLQLLDVSGNALTALGPELLALRSLRTLLAKNNRLGGPGALPKGLARSPLCRSLQVLNLSGNCFQEVPASLLELRALQTLCLGGNQLQSIPAEIENLRSLECLYLGGNFIKEIPPELANLPSLKYLVLCDNKIQSVPPQLSQLHSLRSLSLHNNLLTYLPREILNLIHLEELSLRGNPLVVRFVRDLTYDPPTLLELAARTIKIRNIPYTPYDLPGNLLRYLSLASNCPNPKCGGVYFDCCVRQIKFVDFCGKYRLPLMHYLCSPECSSPCSSVSHSSTSQSESDSEDEAGVAAHRMQKVLLG; encoded by the exons ATGGAGGAGACCGGGGCGGCGGTGGCCGCAGCCGGGGAGGCCGAGCTGAACCTGTCCCGCCTCAGCGTGCCCGCCGAGACGCTGGAGGCGGAGCTGGAGGCGCGGGCCGAGGAGCGGCGCGGCGCGCGGGAGGCGCTGCTACGGCTGCTGCTGCCGCACAGCCGGCTGGCGTCGCTGCCGCGGGCGCTGGGCAGCGGCTTCCCGCACCTGCAGCTGCTGGACGTGAGCGGCAACGCGCTGACGGCGCTCGGGCCCGAGCTGCTGGCGCTGCGCAGCCTGCGCACGCTGCTGGCCAAGAACAACCGGCTCGGCGGGCCCGGCGCGCTGCCCAAGGGCCTGGCGCGCTCGCCGCTCTGCCGCAGCCTCCAGGTGCTCAACCTCAGCGGGAACTGCTTCCAGGAGGTGCCCGCCTCGCTGCTGGAGCTGCGCGCGCTGCAGACCCTCTGCCTGGGCGGCAACCAGCTGCAGAGCATCCCGGCCGAGATCGAGAACTTGCGGAG tTTAGAGTGTTTGTATCTTGGAGGAAACTTCATCAAAGAAATCCCACCAGAATTAGCAAATCTGCCTTCTCTAAAGTATTTGGTGTTATGTGACAACAAAATCCAAAGTGTGCCTCCTCAGCTTTCACA GTTGCATTCCCTTCGTTCCCTCAGTCTTCACAATAACTTGCTGACGTACCTGCCTCGAGAGATCCTCAACCTTATTCATTTGGAAGAATTGAGTTTGCGAGGAAACCCGTTGGTGGTTCGTTTTGTTAGAGATTTAACCTATGACCCTCCAACTCTCCTGGAGTTAGCTGCACGGACCATTAAAATTCGAAATATTCCCTACACCCCCTATGATCTTCCTGGGAATCTTCTTAGATACTTGAGCTTAGCCAGCAATTGCCCAAATCCAAAGTGTGGAG gaGTCTACTTTGACTGCTGTGTCAGACAGATTAAATTTGTGGACTTCTGTGGGAAGTACCGCCTCCCGCTGATGCACTACTTGTGTTCGCCAGAATGCTCTTCCCCGTGCAGTTCCGTCTCTCACAGCTCCACATCCCAGAGCGAGTCTGACTCGGAGGACGAAGCTGGTGTTGCCGCACACAGAATGCAGAAGGTTCTTCTTGGTTGA